A DNA window from Zingiber officinale cultivar Zhangliang chromosome 3A, Zo_v1.1, whole genome shotgun sequence contains the following coding sequences:
- the LOC122054094 gene encoding putative disease resistance protein At3g14460 → MEFIPIGLTAVGWVASPWATVWINSFRSRRKQSRTGKQKLNLLKQFVDLGREDKVPHSQGDLLYSKNWLRRFKDAISDAEDAIYSHEFAKDDNQINNILEIFEDLAGEKKAFSQKLMQQEISTWRRTNYLMCREIKGRTDETEKLKNWLLSDQSSTNSNTNVSALSIIGTGGIRKTILSQLAFNNQEVQQNFEVRAWVFLYEPTRPGPTVYIKANESNSASSDQTSTSFEDFHNKFVSNTKNKRFFMVLDDLWNEFADEWDKYLSLFKCGKHGSKIIVTARLKGVANVINLDPDSQIDLDVLRQDEYLKLFKECVFGNSELLSEEFAFGNKSSREDYSALENVLFRIAMRFGGSPLAAVEVGRELKLSLDQERWNSILPNKFCIADPREKDIISILGLCYRKLPGRLEQCYLSCALFPRDYQFEEHQLNLIWIGMGFVHSGSTAGNYIKDFSIRSFFIDTARTDNKYVFHHVLHELAEYISDGEFFRLEKKIMESESIEIPEEARHVYILADNFAKASEALRRNEKLRSLVIDGPLSNSNDEKSFMKSLGKVLNNLKSLRFLVLSVLPQNLPTTVGKLKYLRYLEFPINQEKLPKLSNSFQRNYTLKRWDSKYLLVAKDIDKLIEHRCSSAKIVNEDMIYYCC, encoded by the exons ATGGAATTTATTCCGATAGGCCTCACGGCAGTAGGATGGGTGGCGTCTCCATGGGCAACTGTGTGGATCAACAGCTTCCGTAGTCGTCGGAAGCAGAGTAGAACCGGGAAGCAGAAATTGAATTTGCTAAAGCAATTCGTGGATTTAGGAAGAGAGGACAAAGTTCCCCACTCTCAGGGTGACCTCCTTTATTCGAAGAACTGGCTCCGGCGTTTCAAGGATGCTATTTCCGATGCTGAGGATGCCATTTACAGTCATGAATTTGCCAAGGACGACAATCAG ATAAATAATATTCTTGAGATATTTGAAGATCTAGCTGGTGAGAAAAAAGCTTTCTCTCAAAAGTTGATGCAACAGGAAATCTCAACCTGGCGGAGGACCAATTATCTCATGTGCAGAGAAATCAAAGGAAGAACAGATGAGacagaaaaattgaaaaattggcTACTCAGTGATCAATCATCTACTAACTCCAATACAAACGTCTCTGCTCTGTCTATCATTGGCACAGGAGGCATTCGCAAGACGATCCTTTCTCAACTTGCCTTCAACAATCAAGAGGTGCAGCAAAACTTTGAGGTCAGGGCATGGGTCTTTCTGTACGAACCTACTAGGCCGGGGCCCACCGTTTATATCAAAGCCAACGAGTCCAACTCAGCATCCTCTGACCAAACTTCAACTAGTTTTGAAGACTTCCATAACAAATTTGTAAGCAACACGAAGAACAAAAGGTTTTTTATGGTGTTGGATGATCTGTGGAATGAGTTCGCCGACGAATGGGATAAATATCTCTCCTTGTTTAAATGTGGAAAACATGGTAGCAAAATTATTGTAACTGCCAGGCTTAAAGGAGTAGCAAATGTAATAAACTTAGACCCAGACTCGCAAATAGATCTTGATGTCCTTCGACAAGATGAGTACTTGAAATTATTTAAAGAATGTGTATTTGGCAACAGTGAGTTACTGTCTGAAGAATTTGCATTTGGCAACAAGAGCTCACGCGAGGATTACTCGGCCTTGGAAAATGTACTATTCAGAATAGCCATGAGGTTTGGGGGTTCGCCCTTGGCTGCAGTAGAGGTTGGACGTGAGTTAAAGCTTTCTTTAGATCAAGAACGCTGGAACTCAATTTTGCCCAATAAATTTTGCATAGCCGATCCAAGAGAGAAAGACATTATATCAATTCTGGGATTATGTTACAGAAAGCTACCTGGGCGTCTTGAGCAATGCTATCTTTCTTGTGCTCTATTTCCTAGGGACTATCAGTTTGAGGAACAtcaattgaatttaatttggaTAGGTATGGGCTTTGTGCATTCTGGATCTACGGCAGGAAACTATATTAAGGATTTCTCAATAAGGTCATTTTTCATAGATACAGCAAGAACAGATAATAAATACGTGTTCCATCATGTCTTGCATGAACTTGCAGAATACATATCAGATGGAGAATTTTTTAGACTCGAAAAGAAAATCATGGAAAGTGAGAGCATAGAAATCCCAGAAGAAGCTCGCCATGTATATATTTTAGCTGATAATTTTGCCAAGGCTTCAGAAGCTTTGAGAAGGAATGAAAAATTGCGCAGCTTGGTAATTGATGGTCCTTTATCAAACTCCAATGATGAAAAATCCTTCATGAAATCGCTTGggaaagtactaaacaatttgaaaTCCCTGAGATTCTTGGTGCTTTCTGTGCTTCCACAGAATTTACCAACAACAGTTGGCAAACTAAAATATCTTCGATACCTTGAGTTCCCAATCAATCAAGAGAAATTGCCCAAGCTATCCAATTCATTTCAGAGAAATTATACATTAAAAAGGTGGGATTCTAAGTATTTGTTGGTAGCCAAAGATATTGATAAATTGATCGAACACCGCTGCAGCTCTGCCAAGATTGTAAATGAAGACATGATCTATTACTGCTGCTGA